One segment of Pseudobythopirellula maris DNA contains the following:
- a CDS encoding DUF3124 domain-containing protein, translating into MAKRITPQEADAFMRQLKTLVIAGVLLVLVPLIFYAVYLDKRLATFEESLSHSPPDELEVDDFGRDDLKHLAANATEGEVVYVPAYSHIYHGSGEPYLLTITLSVRNTSVNDAIVVKSVRYFDTKGKEVKSYLEKPVRLAALGTTEVVIKREDATGGSGANFLVEWFANTPVPQPIIEAVMIDTNSQHGISFVGRGKVISQASAGDEAQGTTEPPPAAP; encoded by the coding sequence ATGGCGAAACGAATCACCCCCCAAGAAGCCGACGCGTTCATGCGGCAGCTCAAAACGCTGGTCATCGCCGGCGTGCTGCTGGTGCTCGTGCCGCTGATCTTTTACGCGGTCTACCTCGACAAGCGGCTGGCCACGTTCGAAGAGTCGCTGAGCCACAGCCCGCCGGACGAACTCGAGGTCGACGACTTCGGCCGCGACGACCTCAAGCACCTGGCCGCCAACGCCACCGAGGGCGAGGTGGTGTACGTGCCGGCCTACTCGCACATCTACCACGGCAGCGGCGAGCCTTACCTGCTGACGATCACGCTGAGCGTGCGCAACACGAGCGTAAACGACGCCATCGTGGTCAAGTCGGTCCGCTACTTCGACACGAAGGGCAAGGAGGTCAAGTCGTACCTCGAGAAACCGGTCCGTCTCGCCGCCCTGGGGACGACCGAGGTGGTCATCAAACGCGAAGACGCCACGGGCGGCAGCGGGGCGAATTTCCTGGTCGAGTGGTTCGCCAACACGCCCGTCCCGCAGCCGATCATCGAGGCCGTGATGATCGACACGAACTCGCAGCACGGGATCTCGTTCGTAGGACGCGGCAAAGTCATCAGCCAGGCGTCGGCGGGCGACGAGGCGCAAGGCACGACCGAGCCGCCGCCGGCCGCTCCCTGA
- a CDS encoding succinylglutamate desuccinylase/aspartoacylase family protein has protein sequence MAPQSDDESLQQAPAVKPATQRASGGAHRASDFDAPFLEAPVPLGGEANGSLVVSQSFSGYDISAPVTVWRGREPGPTVCLQAAVHGDEINGAGAILQILRDRPFELRAGTLILVPVVNLIGFERNARYMPDRRDLNRSFPGSVGGTLTGRLAHAYFTQVIERCDYCIDLHTAAVRRTNFPNVRANLSIDRLAAFARAFGAELTINGDGPQGSLRSEACKAGCATLILEAGEVWKTEPTVVEYAIRGVTNCLRFLGMVAGKPIEPPYRLETDATKWIRAEHGGFLSFHVAPGQIVSAGEPIATAHSLHGDDLGVIAAPREGIILGMTTIPSVSPGDPVCHLAFPSEGSLAKVERAVNRLRVSSLHERVRDDLARSVNVTEHNESDPMA, from the coding sequence GTGGCCCCTCAATCGGACGACGAGTCCCTGCAGCAGGCCCCCGCCGTTAAGCCCGCCACGCAACGCGCTAGCGGCGGCGCCCACCGCGCCTCCGACTTCGACGCCCCGTTTCTCGAGGCGCCGGTTCCACTGGGGGGCGAAGCGAACGGCTCTCTGGTGGTCTCGCAGAGCTTTTCTGGCTACGACATCTCGGCGCCGGTCACTGTTTGGCGCGGCCGTGAACCGGGGCCCACCGTCTGCCTGCAGGCCGCGGTGCACGGCGACGAGATCAACGGCGCCGGCGCCATCTTGCAGATATTGCGCGATCGGCCGTTCGAGCTGCGTGCGGGCACGCTGATCTTGGTGCCGGTGGTGAACCTGATCGGCTTCGAGCGCAACGCCCGCTACATGCCCGACCGCCGCGACCTGAACCGCAGCTTCCCCGGCTCGGTCGGAGGCACGCTCACCGGCCGGTTGGCGCACGCTTACTTCACGCAGGTGATCGAGCGCTGCGACTACTGCATCGACTTGCACACCGCCGCGGTGCGTCGCACGAACTTCCCGAACGTGCGAGCCAACCTGTCGATCGACCGGCTGGCGGCTTTTGCTCGCGCGTTTGGGGCCGAGCTCACGATCAACGGCGATGGTCCGCAAGGGTCGCTGCGGTCCGAGGCGTGCAAGGCGGGCTGCGCGACGTTGATCCTCGAGGCGGGCGAGGTCTGGAAGACCGAGCCGACGGTAGTCGAGTACGCCATCCGCGGCGTGACGAACTGCCTGCGGTTTCTGGGCATGGTCGCTGGCAAGCCGATCGAGCCGCCTTACCGCCTTGAGACCGACGCCACCAAGTGGATCCGCGCCGAGCATGGCGGCTTCCTTTCGTTCCACGTGGCGCCGGGGCAGATTGTCTCGGCCGGCGAACCGATCGCCACGGCCCACTCGCTGCACGGCGACGACCTGGGCGTTATCGCGGCGCCGCGCGAGGGCATCATCCTCGGCATGACCACCATCCCGTCGGTGAGTCCCGGCGACCCGGTCTGCCACCTGGCTTTCCCGAGCGAGGGCTCGCTGGCCAAGGTCGAGCGGGCGGTTAATCGGCTCCGTGTGTCGTCGCTGCACGAGCGGGTGCGCGACGACCTGGCGCGGAGCGTCAATGTCACTGAGCACAACGAGTCCGATCCGATGGCGTGA
- a CDS encoding transposase, with protein sequence MTDARGLPLSIDTASASEAEVNLIEPLLDAAATPLVPGTLIDDKAADCDALRDRLADRNVDLVTPHRKNRVRPSKQDGRKLRRYRRRWKIERTVSWLHDFRRLIVRHEFYWSLYHGFAKLACIVMAVRRL encoded by the coding sequence GTGACCGACGCACGTGGCCTCCCGCTGTCGATCGACACCGCTTCGGCTAGCGAAGCCGAGGTGAACCTCATCGAGCCGCTGCTCGACGCGGCGGCGACGCCGCTGGTCCCCGGCACGCTGATCGACGACAAGGCGGCCGACTGCGACGCCCTCCGCGATCGGCTTGCCGACCGCAACGTCGATCTCGTCACGCCGCACCGCAAGAACCGCGTCCGCCCCAGCAAACAAGACGGCCGCAAGCTCCGACGCTACCGGCGCCGCTGGAAGATCGAACGCACCGTCAGCTGGCTGCACGACTTCCGCCGCCTGATCGTCCGCCACGAATTCTACTGGTCGCTCTACCACGGATTCGCCAAGCTAGCCTGCATCGTCATGGCGGTCAGGAGGTTATGA
- a CDS encoding response regulator: MSEVISAALNAISVMIVDDHPTVREGLARRIASQSDMSVCGEAADCVAALERYAQMRPDVVIVDLALKEGSGLDLIKDLHARHHNVRAVVHSMYDESFYADRALRAGAVGYVNKEADPDVVTDAIRVVMAGRVYLSETMTRQMLGRSCGKGDPFADPVATLTDRQLQIFRMIGEGSGTRQIAEQLHLSVHTVETHRENIKRKLGIASSGELARRAVLWGHQASS, from the coding sequence ATGAGCGAAGTGATCTCTGCGGCCCTCAATGCCATCAGCGTAATGATCGTCGATGATCACCCCACGGTGCGCGAGGGCCTCGCCCGACGGATCGCTTCGCAGAGCGACATGTCCGTATGCGGCGAGGCGGCGGACTGCGTTGCAGCGCTGGAAAGATACGCCCAGATGCGTCCCGACGTGGTGATCGTCGACCTCGCCCTGAAAGAGGGCAGTGGCCTGGACCTGATCAAGGACCTGCACGCCCGGCACCACAATGTGCGGGCGGTGGTCCACTCGATGTACGACGAATCGTTCTACGCCGATCGCGCCCTGCGTGCGGGCGCGGTTGGTTACGTCAACAAGGAGGCCGACCCCGACGTGGTGACCGACGCCATCCGCGTCGTGATGGCCGGCCGCGTCTACCTGAGCGAAACGATGACCCGGCAGATGCTCGGACGCAGCTGCGGCAAGGGCGACCCGTTCGCCGACCCGGTCGCCACGCTCACCGACCGCCAGTTGCAGATCTTCCGCATGATCGGCGAAGGGAGCGGGACCCGGCAGATCGCTGAGCAGTTGCATCTCAGCGTCCACACGGTCGAGACCCACCGCGAGAACATCAAGCGCAAGCTGGGGATCGCATCGTCGGGCGAGCTGGCACGGCGGGCAGTGCTTTGGGGACACCAGGCATCTAGCTAG
- a CDS encoding chemotaxis protein CheB, with protein sequence MAKKKASKPKKQGVHLPVGENQPSANEVRPTVGNSPERFCLVGIGASAGGLAALKSFFADVPEGSGLAFVVVVHLSPEHKSHLAELLQPHVKIPVQQVTETVRLEPDHVYVIPPGANLDAVDTHLRLTELEASRQERAPIDHFFRTLAQTHDGQSIGVVLTGTGSDGTLGLREIKEMGGLVVVQDPSDAEYDGMPQSAVATGLVDLVLPLAEIPAALLKFVGTRPRLPKPEEGETLSDDTRRLLQTVFSQIRARTGRDFTAYKRSTILRRITRRMQVNQIEELGAYVELLRASAEEVRTLAEDLLITVTNFFRDAEVFERLEKHVVPALFDRGDPDQPLRVWSVGCATGEEAYSLAILLLEEAARRDAPRPIQVFASDLHERSLHKAREGFYPGDIETDVSPERLERFFEKEDGGYRIRKEVRDLVVFAPHNLLGDPPFSRLDLISCRNLLIYLQRDLQPSVIELFHYALRGEGRLVLGTAETLEASELFELEDKRCCVYRRRNVPAPEPRLPVFPQTPLRLMNDAARSAPPAENVSYGVLHQRLVEQFAPPSLLVSSENKVLHVSASAGRYLEHPGGEMTTGVFKLVREELRLELRAALATAREGGRPTSSKPIHVRFNGHVGRVVVHVQPSQDGLRHALVIFEELEAAAPNAEAPAAVPGDSPAQRKAAPQPGEGSDSQGRPDDGSDAIGESRVHELETELSLSMQRTQSIIEEYETGQEELRASNEELQSANEELRSTLEELETSKEELQSMNEELQTVNQENRHKVDELAQLSSDLQNLLAATDIATLFLDRDLRILRFTPQIAELFNIRLADRGRRLGDFTHRLTHDGLQEDARGVLKTLVPVEREVADDEGRWFLTRLLPYRSDDDRIEGVVITFVDISSRKKYELKLEQAKEYSEQIIQTLPEPLLVLTPELRVRSANEAFYEHFGVARDKTLGRKIYDLGNQQWDIAPLRRLLEEVLPDNHVFHGYEVEHTFEGLGRRVMLLNARRLEDQQLILLGIHDITELSDSARALRESEAEYRALFESAAVGNYEADVATGRFLRVNRRFCELTGYSEEELQTKTFLEVTHPDDRADNSKTVEAFRADPHGAFVIEKRYVRKDGKPVWIHLTARLIEGDGRPRRYFCSVFDISDRRRVEDELKTLNESLELQISKRTEMLSLLQDVTRAANEARTVEEAMRAAMQRLVRYNGWRVGHLWLRAEHDGRELVGSGIWHVTDWPGKSESAWRAFQQQCELGSFPADELPLNETLRSATPCWIDDLNASTDPRRGNAIGAGLEAAVGYPVTIEGDVVAVLEFLADHPTTREERFLEIMPHVGSQLGHVIERKRIDRLVADATEREQRRIGQDIHDGVGQELTGLRYLTKTHQDTLTAAGYEEAEVAGRIMQGLGTVQRQLRTIVRELVPVEVDREGLVSALRSLAQRTTEGYEVACEFECDAPLAVENTLLATHVYRIAQEAVANAVRHSEAAHVLILLESTDGELRLQVLDDGIGMPATPADGFGLRGMAFRAELIGGHLAFEPRPQGGTVVRCWAPHRGHVDGKGYRR encoded by the coding sequence ATGGCCAAGAAGAAGGCGTCGAAGCCGAAGAAGCAGGGCGTCCACCTGCCGGTTGGCGAAAACCAACCATCGGCAAACGAGGTGCGGCCGACGGTGGGCAATAGCCCCGAGCGTTTCTGTCTCGTGGGCATCGGCGCCTCGGCGGGGGGGCTCGCTGCCCTGAAATCGTTCTTCGCGGATGTGCCGGAAGGCAGCGGGCTGGCGTTCGTCGTCGTGGTGCACCTGTCGCCCGAGCACAAGAGCCACCTGGCCGAGTTGCTCCAGCCGCACGTGAAGATCCCCGTGCAGCAGGTCACCGAGACGGTCCGCCTCGAGCCGGACCACGTGTACGTCATCCCGCCCGGCGCCAACCTCGACGCGGTCGACACGCACCTGCGCCTGACGGAGCTCGAAGCGAGCCGCCAGGAACGCGCCCCCATCGACCACTTCTTCCGCACCCTCGCCCAGACGCACGACGGCCAGTCGATCGGCGTGGTGCTCACCGGCACCGGCTCGGACGGCACGCTCGGCCTGAGGGAGATCAAGGAGATGGGCGGGCTGGTCGTCGTCCAAGACCCCAGCGACGCCGAGTACGACGGCATGCCCCAGAGCGCGGTCGCCACGGGCTTGGTGGATCTGGTGCTGCCGCTGGCGGAGATCCCCGCCGCGCTGTTGAAATTCGTCGGTACCCGACCCCGGCTGCCGAAGCCGGAGGAGGGCGAGACGCTCAGCGACGACACCCGCCGGCTACTGCAAACGGTGTTCTCGCAGATCCGCGCCCGCACGGGGCGCGACTTCACCGCCTACAAGCGGTCGACCATTCTGCGGCGGATCACCCGCCGCATGCAGGTCAACCAGATCGAGGAGCTGGGCGCCTACGTCGAGCTGCTCCGCGCGAGCGCCGAAGAGGTCCGCACGCTTGCCGAGGACCTGCTGATCACGGTCACCAATTTCTTCCGCGACGCGGAGGTGTTCGAGCGCCTGGAGAAGCACGTCGTCCCGGCCCTGTTCGACCGGGGCGACCCGGACCAGCCGCTGCGGGTGTGGAGCGTCGGCTGCGCGACGGGCGAGGAGGCGTACTCGCTGGCGATCCTGCTGCTCGAGGAGGCGGCCCGACGCGACGCCCCGCGGCCGATCCAGGTGTTCGCCTCGGACCTGCACGAGCGGTCGCTCCACAAGGCCCGCGAGGGGTTCTACCCCGGCGACATCGAGACCGACGTCTCGCCCGAGCGGCTCGAGCGGTTCTTCGAGAAGGAGGACGGCGGCTACCGCATCCGCAAGGAGGTGCGGGACCTGGTGGTCTTCGCCCCGCACAACCTGCTGGGCGACCCGCCGTTCTCGAGGCTCGACCTGATCTCGTGCCGCAACCTGCTGATCTACCTGCAGCGCGACCTGCAGCCCTCGGTGATCGAGCTGTTCCACTACGCGCTGCGGGGCGAGGGCCGGCTGGTGCTCGGCACGGCCGAGACGCTCGAGGCCTCGGAGCTGTTCGAGCTCGAGGACAAGCGGTGCTGCGTGTACCGGCGGCGCAACGTGCCGGCGCCCGAGCCGCGGCTGCCGGTCTTCCCACAAACGCCCCTGCGACTGATGAACGACGCGGCGCGATCGGCCCCCCCGGCCGAGAACGTTTCTTACGGCGTGTTGCACCAGCGGCTCGTCGAGCAGTTCGCCCCGCCGAGCCTGCTGGTCAGCTCCGAGAACAAGGTGCTGCACGTGTCGGCCAGCGCGGGGCGTTACCTCGAGCACCCCGGTGGCGAGATGACCACCGGCGTCTTCAAGCTCGTGCGCGAGGAGTTGCGACTCGAGCTCCGCGCCGCGCTGGCGACGGCCCGCGAGGGGGGCCGTCCCACGAGCTCCAAGCCGATCCACGTGCGGTTCAACGGCCACGTGGGGCGTGTGGTCGTCCACGTGCAGCCGTCGCAAGACGGCCTGCGGCACGCGTTGGTGATCTTCGAAGAGCTCGAAGCCGCCGCGCCGAACGCCGAGGCCCCGGCGGCCGTGCCCGGCGATTCGCCCGCTCAGCGGAAGGCCGCCCCGCAGCCGGGCGAGGGCTCAGACTCGCAAGGCAGACCGGACGATGGATCGGATGCAATAGGCGAGTCGCGCGTCCACGAGCTCGAGACCGAGCTGAGCCTCTCGATGCAGCGTACGCAGTCGATCATCGAGGAGTACGAGACAGGCCAAGAGGAGCTGCGCGCCTCGAACGAGGAGCTGCAGTCGGCCAACGAGGAGCTCCGCTCGACGCTCGAGGAGCTGGAGACCTCGAAAGAGGAACTCCAGAGCATGAACGAGGAGTTGCAGACGGTCAATCAAGAGAACCGCCACAAGGTCGACGAGCTCGCGCAGCTCTCCAGCGACCTGCAGAACCTGCTGGCGGCGACCGACATCGCGACGCTGTTCCTCGACCGCGACCTGCGGATCCTCCGGTTCACGCCGCAGATCGCCGAGCTGTTCAACATCCGCCTCGCCGACCGCGGCCGCCGCCTCGGAGACTTCACGCACCGGCTGACCCACGATGGGCTGCAGGAGGACGCCCGCGGCGTGCTCAAGACGCTCGTCCCCGTCGAGCGCGAGGTCGCCGACGACGAGGGCCGCTGGTTCCTCACCCGCTTGCTGCCCTACCGCAGCGACGACGACCGCATCGAAGGGGTGGTGATCACGTTCGTCGACATCTCCTCGCGCAAGAAGTACGAGCTCAAGCTCGAGCAGGCCAAGGAGTATTCCGAGCAGATCATCCAGACACTCCCCGAGCCGCTCCTGGTGCTCACGCCGGAGCTGCGCGTGAGGTCGGCCAACGAGGCCTTCTACGAGCACTTCGGCGTCGCCCGCGACAAGACCCTGGGCCGCAAGATCTACGACCTCGGCAATCAGCAATGGGACATCGCGCCGCTGCGACGCCTGCTCGAAGAGGTGCTGCCCGACAACCACGTGTTCCACGGCTACGAGGTCGAGCACACGTTCGAGGGACTCGGCCGCCGCGTGATGCTGCTCAACGCCCGCAGGCTCGAAGACCAGCAACTCATCTTGCTGGGGATCCACGACATCACCGAGCTGAGCGACTCGGCCCGGGCGTTGCGGGAGAGCGAGGCGGAGTACCGCGCCCTGTTCGAGTCGGCCGCCGTGGGCAACTACGAGGCCGATGTCGCCACGGGGCGGTTCTTGCGCGTCAACCGCCGCTTCTGCGAGCTGACCGGCTACTCGGAGGAGGAGCTCCAAACCAAGACCTTCCTCGAGGTCACCCACCCCGACGACCGGGCGGACAACAGCAAGACGGTCGAGGCGTTCCGAGCCGACCCGCACGGGGCCTTCGTGATCGAGAAACGCTACGTGCGCAAGGACGGCAAGCCGGTCTGGATCCACCTCACCGCGCGGCTGATCGAGGGCGACGGGCGGCCGCGCCGCTACTTCTGCAGCGTCTTCGACATCAGCGACCGCCGACGCGTCGAGGACGAGCTCAAGACGCTCAACGAATCGCTTGAGTTGCAGATATCCAAGCGGACCGAGATGCTCAGCCTGCTGCAAGACGTCACCCGCGCAGCAAACGAGGCGCGCACGGTCGAGGAGGCGATGCGCGCCGCCATGCAGCGGCTCGTACGGTACAACGGCTGGAGAGTGGGCCACCTGTGGCTCCGAGCCGAACACGACGGGCGAGAATTGGTCGGCTCGGGCATCTGGCACGTGACCGATTGGCCCGGTAAATCCGAGTCCGCATGGCGGGCTTTCCAGCAACAGTGCGAGCTGGGAAGCTTCCCCGCCGATGAACTGCCCCTGAACGAGACGCTCCGCTCGGCAACCCCCTGCTGGATCGACGACCTCAACGCCTCGACGGACCCCCGTCGTGGGAACGCGATCGGGGCCGGTCTCGAGGCCGCGGTGGGCTACCCGGTGACGATCGAAGGGGACGTGGTCGCCGTGCTCGAGTTCCTCGCCGACCACCCGACCACACGCGAAGAACGGTTCCTCGAGATCATGCCCCACGTCGGCAGCCAGCTCGGCCACGTGATCGAACGCAAGCGGATCGACCGCCTCGTGGCCGACGCCACCGAACGCGAGCAACGCCGCATCGGCCAGGACATCCACGACGGCGTGGGCCAAGAGCTCACCGGCCTCCGCTACCTCACCAAGACCCACCAAGACACGCTAACCGCGGCCGGCTATGAAGAGGCAGAGGTGGCGGGCCGGATCATGCAGGGCCTGGGGACGGTCCAGCGGCAGCTTCGCACGATCGTCCGTGAGCTGGTGCCCGTCGAGGTCGACCGCGAGGGCCTTGTCTCGGCGCTGCGGTCGCTCGCCCAGCGTACGACCGAGGGCTACGAGGTCGCGTGCGAGTTCGAGTGCGACGCGCCGCTGGCGGTGGAGAACACGCTGCTGGCGACCCACGTCTACCGCATCGCCCAAGAGGCGGTGGCGAACGCTGTGCGGCACTCCGAAGCCGCCCACGTGCTGATCCTCCTCGAGTCGACCGACGGTGAACTCCGCCTGCAAGTGCTCGACGACGGGATCGGCATGCCGGCCACTCCCGCCGACGGTTTCGGCCTGCGCGGCATGGCGTTCCGAGCCGAGCTGATCGGCGGCCACCTCGCCTTCGAGCCTCGCCCCCAGGGCGGCACCGTCGTGCGGTGCTGGGCCCCTCACCGTGGCCATGTTGACGGGAAAGGATATAGAAGATGA